From a region of the Coprococcus comes ATCC 27758 genome:
- a CDS encoding excisionase: MNNTDVPIWEKYTLTIEEASKYFRIGEKKLRKLAEENIDAGWVIVNGNRIQIKRKQFEKIIDTLDEI; encoded by the coding sequence ATGAACAATACTGATGTGCCTATCTGGGAAAAATATACGCTGACGATTGAAGAAGCGTCTAAATACTTCCGCATTGGCGAAAAAAAATTGCGTAAATTAGCCGAAGAAAATATTGACGCTGGCTGGGTTATCGTGAACGGTAATCGTATTCAGATTAAGCGAAAACAATTTGAAAAAATCATAGATACATTGGACGAAATCTAA